The following coding sequences are from one Salvia hispanica cultivar TCC Black 2014 chromosome 3, UniMelb_Shisp_WGS_1.0, whole genome shotgun sequence window:
- the LOC125216169 gene encoding uncharacterized protein LOC125216169: protein MTSKSSETTTNIFIFERASREYFTLPNQSPEEGVMAVLLKPHSAECATRGGDFKPSGWMPEGIVEAESSTRPGGFWPPNSTLAGGHPEGTIEAATSTRAGGTWTAKLSGRVAHAETRLFGPFSWNLASNYK, encoded by the coding sequence ATGACATCCAAAAGCTCCGAAACTACCACCAATATCTTCATCTTCGAGagagcttcgcgtgagtaTTTTACACTCCCCAATCAGAGCCCGGAGGAGGGAGTTATGGCAGTTTTACTGAAGCCGCACAGTGCAGAATGCGCTACCCGGGGGGGTGACTTTAAGCCGAGCGGGTGGATGCCCGAAGGCATAGTTGAGGCAGAAagttccacccggccgggtggctTTTGGCCACCAAATTCCACCCTGGCGGGTGGCCACCCGGAAGGCACAATTGAGGCAGCGACGTCCACCCGGGCGGGTGGTACTTGGACGGCTAAGCTATCTGGGCGGGTGGCCCACGCAGAGACTAGACTTTTTGGGCCTTTTTCTTGGAATTTGGCCTCCAACTATAAATAG